From a region of the Arachis ipaensis cultivar K30076 chromosome B09, Araip1.1, whole genome shotgun sequence genome:
- the LOC107618933 gene encoding uncharacterized protein LOC107618933 produces the protein MENPKTLYLSFSKSNSNFNHSDLLILCEIFFENLGTAFRTLFSALPLFHDRHAAGSDPNPDPNSRIWPLVEDAAILLRCCMVSLTLLHSDQKFLVDKTRFLHRALHAFVSVDVANCRLRFRNFVSGADVELSDSCRPFLCALLEVFADELLRHQTLRSYLMLVDSVSSMREKLFVHNSMHHDFASVLLVIAAHFNLSVSNENAFENFVSRLFSHCDKDSRFPGLSPAPAISLLMDPTMPSAPKMFQAHVISLVSEAIDAGLDSTSLAPNINWYLIGFQKAVILYSMHITHLQIDNFYSKSKCGYDLSQHKKHHPTFQSSILQVTNSKLNQVLLLSDNSCKISSKTKANILADCIAFMKGKQCIFADSCRGMADSILEGLIHRAFSQYPSRDGFCVKENTSARDICLLASILKFMGVSLMQAVKCLINSGASGCLKTMENTSLHEKYGSLISHVRHFQEIKFCLPFQAFLCDLMKMQQTTSHSVSKSMIVHFSGLLYISFSSELHLLAKGCIYVIMALMSLIAFEEGDLVSLDPLRHGPLKSCSIVVQSNNTEEGVGYGDKQSIYKVVEQFIGIQKENLRSGSATSYTCNGEAFLDCILGNPKELDDYDELVDFVVCTTGKDYFSWLNNRTRYRKQRHEKMIDQRKIKKKAFMNGKSCKRQKMGRSTKRQIWK, from the exons ATGGAAAACCCTAAGACCCTATACCTCTCCTTCTCTAAATCCAATTCCAACTTCAACCACAGTGACCTTCTCATTCTTTGCGAAATCTTCTTCGAAAATCTCGGCACCGCATTCCGAACTCTCTTCTCTGCCCTCCCTCTCTTCCATGACCGTCACGCTGCCGGGTCAGATCCGAATCCGGATCCGAATTCACGGATTTGGCCGCTTGTTGAAGATGCTGCTATCCTTCTTCGCTGCTGCATGGTTTCTCTGACACTCCTTCACTCCGACCAGAAGTTCCTCGTAGACAAGACGCGTTTTCTCCACCGTGCACTCCACGCCTTCGTCTCCGTCGACGTCGCTAATTGCCGCCTGCGCTTCCGGAACTTCGTCTCAGGTGCTGACGTGGAACTATCCGATTCTTGCCGTCCGTTTCTGTGTGCGCTGCTAGAG GTTTTTGCAGATGAGCTTCTAAGACATCAAACTTTAAGAAGCTATCTCATGCTTGTCGATTCagtatcttccatgagagaaaagCTTTTTGTGCACAATTCCATGCATCATGATTTTGCAAGTGTTCTGTTGGTGATAGCTGCCCATTTTAATCTGTCAGTTTCTAATGAGAATGCTTTTGAGAATTTTGTGAGTAGATTATTTTCGCATTGTGACAAGGATTCTCGATTTCCTGGACTTAGCCCTGCACCTGCCATATCATTGCTTATGGACCCTACTATGCCTTCTGCACCAAAGATGTTCCAGGCACATGTAATCTCCTTGGTTTCTGAAGCCATTGATGCTGGCTTAGATTCCACTAGTTTGGCTCCTAATATTAACTGGTACTTAATTGGATTCCAAAAAGCTGTTATTTTGTACTCTATGCACATTACTCATTTGCAAATTGATAATTTTTACTCCAAATCGAAATGTGGCTATGATTTGTCCCAGCATAAGAAGCATCATCCAACATTTCAATCTTctattctgcaagtcacaaatagCAAATTAAACCAAGTCTTATTGCTGTCAGATAATTCATGCAAAATATCCTCCAAAACAAAAGCCAACATTTTGGCCGATTGCATTGCTTTTATGAAAGGGAAGCAGTGCATATTTGCTGATTCATGCAGGGGCATGGCTGACTCAATTTTGGAAGGCCTAATTCATCGAGCTTTCTCCCAATATCCTTCTAGAGATGGTTTTTGTGTAAAGGAAAATACCAGTGCCAGAGATATATGTCTTCTTGCATCCATATTGAAGTTCATGGGTGTTTCGTTGATGCAAGCGGTTAAGTGTCTAATTAATAGTGGTGCTTCAGGTTGTTTGAAAACCATGGAAAATACCTCTCTCCACGAGAAATATGGTTCATTGATCAGCCATGTTCGTCATTTTCAAGAAATAAAGTTTTGCTTACCCTTTCAAGCTTTTTTGTGTGATTTGATGAAAATGCAACAAACAACAAGTCACAGTGTCTCAAAATCGATGATTGTGCATTTCTCTGGCTTGCTATATATAAGTTTTAGTAGTGAGCTACATTTGTTGGCAAAGGGGTGTATATATGTAATTATGGCTCTGATGTCTCTCATTGCTTTTGAAGAAGGGGATTTAGTTTCTTTAGATCCATTAAGGCATGGACCACTGAAATCTTGCTCCATTGTAGTCCAATCTAATAATACTGAAGAG GGGGTCGGATATGGAGATAAACAATCTATCTACAAAGTTGTAGAGCAGTTCATTGGAATTCAAAAGGAAAATTTAAG ATCAGGTTCTGCCACCTCCTACACCTGCAATGGGGAAGCTTTCCTTGATTGCATACTAGGAAACCCCAAAGAACTCGATGATTATGATGAACTTGTGGACTTCGTTGTCTGCACTACAGGAAAAGATTATTTCAGCTGGTTGAATAACCGCACACGATATCGGAAACAGAGACATGAGAAGATGATAGATCAAAGAAAGATTAAGAAGAAAGCATTCATGAATGGAAAGTCTTGTAAGCGTCAGAAAATGGGTAGGTCTACCAAGCGTCAGATTTGGAAGTGA
- the LOC107618893 gene encoding cytochrome P450 83B1-like: protein MFSFLYYLLLLAIPLMAVVIFHHLKKQQHKRTTLPPGPKPLPIIGNLHQLDSSNLNLQLWNLSKIYGSIFSLQIGFKPAIVISSPKLAKEVLKDHDLDVSSRPPSLGTTRLSYNGFDLIFSPCSEYWREIRKICVVHFFSSKRISGFYHIRKSEVERMLGKISEHVSSLKTTNLSEILMSVSSSIVCRIACRRRYEVYMARNHS, encoded by the coding sequence ATGTTTTCATTTCTGTATTATCTGCTTCTTCTTGCAATTCCTCTAATGGCAGTAGTGATATTTCATCACTTAAAGAAACAACAACACAAAAGAACCACTCTACCACCAGGTCCTAAACCACTTCCCATAATCGGAAACCTCCACCAACTCGACAGCTCCAACCTCAATCTCCAACTATGGAACCTCTCAAAGATCTACGGCTCCATATTCTCCCTTCAAATAGGGTTCAAACCAGCCATAGTTATCTCCTCACCGAAACTCGCAAAGGAGGTTCTCAAAGACCATGATCTTGACGTTTCAAGCAGACCTCCGTCGCTCGGAACCACTAGACTCTCTTACAACGGTTTCGATTTGATTTTCTCTCCATGCAGCGAGTACTGGAGAGAAATCAGGAAGATCTGCGTCGTTCATTTCTTCAGCTCCAAGCGAATCTCTGGATTCTACCACATCAGAAAATCTGAAGTGGAAAGAATGTTAGGCAAGATATCAGAGCACGTGAGTTCTTTGAAAACCACGAATCTGAGTGAGATATTGATGTCCGTGTCGAGTTCTATAGTGTGCAGGATTGCGTGCAGAAGAAGATACGAAGTTTATATGGCAAGAAACCATTCATAG
- the LOC107618895 gene encoding spermatogenesis-associated protein 20-like, with the protein MVILSWNGLAISSFSRASKILLGEAESTKFYFPVVGTEPKEYMQIAGKAALFIKKELHNAETQRLNRSFRNSPSKAPGFLDDYAFLISGLLDLYEFGGGINWLQWAIELQGTQDALFLDGDGGGYFNNTCRWIFQFFSV; encoded by the exons ATG GTTATTCTATCTTGGAATGGACTGGCTATCTCATCTTTTTCCAGGGCCTCCAAGATTCTCCTGGGTGAAGCTGAGAGCACTAAGTTCTATTTTCCTGTTGTTGGCACTGAA CCAAAGGAATACATGCAAATTGCGGGAAAAGCAGCATTATTTATTAAGAAGGAACTTCACAATGCTGAAACACAAAGGCTGAACCGTAGTTTCAGAAATTCTCCATCTAAAGCACCTGGTTTCTTGGATGATTATGCTTTTCTGATCTCTGGATTACTGGATCTCTATGAGTTTGGTGGTGGAATCAACTGGCTTCAATGGGCAATTGAATTGCAGGGCACTCAG GATGCTTTGTTTCTTGATGGGGATGGAGGTGGATATTTCAATAATACTTGCAGGTGGATATTTCAGTTCTTCTCCGTGTGA